The Deltaproteobacteria bacterium DNA window TTTCGATATGCCTGGCAATATGTTGGTGGAGCGTATCGATGAGAAGCGCGTGTGGCCGAGCCCGACCATCGGCGCAAAATCCCTCCCTATCGGCGATAGCCAGTCGATCGAAAAGGCGGTGGATTTGCTGAAGGGGGCGAAGAAGCCGCTGTTAATCACTGGGAGCGGCGTGTTTTGGTCGGATGCTGGGGCGGAGATGCAACAGTTTGTCGAGACGACTGGGATTCCGTTCTTCACGACCCCACAAGGTCGCGGCATCGTGTCCGACGATCATCCCTTGAGTTTGCTTGGCGCGCGTTCCTATGCGCTGCGGGAAGCCGATGTCGTGCTCGTGGTCGGGACCCGCCTCAATTTCATCATTGGTTATGGCCGTCCGCCGCGCTTTTCTCTAGATGCGAAATTCATTCAGGTCGATGTGGATTCTGAGGAAATCGGACGCACACGCAGCATCGAACTCGGCATCGTTGGAGATGCCAAGGCCGTTTTTCGCCAACTGACGGAAGTGGCAAAAGGGCGAGTCAGCTTCGGTGAGAGTTCCGTCTGGGTGCAGCAGCTTGGCGCCAAGGATCGGGAGAATCGCGAAAAGATGTCTCCGCTCCTACACTCCGAACAGACGCCGGTGCACCCGATGCGGCTTTGCAAAGAAGTGCGGGACTTCATTCCGCGTAACGGCATCTTGGCGGTTGACGGTCATGAGATCATGAACATGTCGCGTCAGGTCATTCCGTCCTTCACGCCGGGCTCGCGGCTAAATCCTGGGCCGAACGGATGCATGGGCGTTGGTCTGCCCTTTGGCCTTGGCGCTAAAGCGGCAGCGCCGGATCGTCCAGTGGTAGTCCTTCATGGCGACGGCTCGCTCGGTCTGAATATGATGGAACTTGATACTGCCGTGCGTCGGCAACTGCCCGTGCTGGTCGTTGTGAGTAACAATGGTGGGTGGACGGCCAGCCCCGGGAACAAAATGCACGTGCCTGGCCGCGATCTCGGGAGCGTGCGCTACGATCAGATTGCGCAAAGTATGGGAGCCTACGGAGAGCTAGTGGAAGGGCCACAGGCTGTGCGCCCGGCCATGGAGCGCGCCTGGAAAGAAGTGGAAAACGGCCGTCCAGCGTTGCTCAATGTGCTGACCGAACCCACCGCGCGGGCGCAGACCGTGCCGTTCGCCAGCTACGGCGGCGAATCGGCGGGAACGTCTTTAATGTAAAAGCTTTCAGCGGTCAGCCGTCAACGGTCAGCTTTTGATTTTGCCTAGCTGAGAGCTGATTGCTGATAGCTGACTGCCAGGAGAAACATGCAGGGCTTCTTATTTGACGTAAAAGTCCTCGAACTTGCCGACGAGAAAGGCGAGTTCTGCGGTAAACTGCTTGCTGGGGCAGGGGCCGATGTGATCAAAGTCGAGCCGCCCGGCGGCAATTCCACTCGTTCCCTCGGTCCTTTCTATCAAGACGAACCCCATGCTGACCGCAGTTTGTACTTTTGGCACTACAACTTCGGCAAGCGCGGCGTGACGCTCGACATTCGGTCCACTGAAGGGACTGAAGTACTCAAGAAGATGATCGCCCAGAGCGACGTGCTGCTGGACTCTCTGCCGCTCGATACCCTGGCGAAACTTGGGTTGGACTGGCCGACTCTTCAGCAACTCAATCCGCGCTTGATCTACGTCGTGTTGACGCCCTTTGGCCGCAGTGGTCCGTGGCGTGACTACAAAGCCAACGACCTAGTGCATCTGGCACTGGGCGGACAGATGATGTGCTGCGGATATAACCCGAAAGAAGACGGTTCCTACGACACGCCGCCGATTGCGCCACAGATGTGGCATGCTTATCACATCGCCGGAAATCAGGCGTTTCTCGCCACGGTCGGCGCCTTGATCGGTCGCGAGACGACGGGACAGGGCGAGATGATCGACGTGCCGATTCATCAAGCCGTGAGTGTGTGCACGGAAATCGACGTGCCCTATTGGATCTACAACCAGACGGCCTGCTACCGCCAGACCGGGCGTCATGCCCAACCGGCAGTAGGGCCGGAAGTGCAGTTCCCTACTAAAGACGGTCGCTACTCGATTATCCTGGCGAATCCCTTTCCCGGTGGCTACGAGACGGTAGTGAAATTCTTCGACGAAAAAGGGCAAGCCGGGGATTTGACGAACGAAAAGTATCAGGACCCTAATAATCGCAAAGGTCTCGCCTTCGCGCTGCATTTCTCCGATGTCCAGGCTGACTGCGTTGCCGCCTTCGATATGGAAGAAATTTGGCGAGGCGGGCAGAACCTCGGCATTCCCTGGGCGCCGATCCGTACTCCCGAAGAGAACCTGCAAGACAAGCAGTGGCAGGCGCGGGCCACTTTTACAGAAGTGGAACATCCCGAATTGGGTCAACGCTTCTCTTACATTGGCGCGCCGATGCTGCCCAATGAAGTCACGTGGCGGCAAGGGCCGCGTGCGCCGCTGGTCGGCGAGCATAATGAAGACGTATATGAGCAGTTGGGGATATCGCAGGATGAGCTGGCGAACCTCCGGGGTCGGAGAATCGTGTAGATCTTGAGAAAAGAAATCAACGATCAAAAGTCAAAGGGTAAAAGTCAAAAGTGAAGAAAAAGAAAGTCCTCCGTAAGAGCCTATCCGAATAACCACTGTCATCCGATGCTGTCATTCCGAGCGTAGCGAGGAATCTCGCTTTGGACGCTGAAGAAAGATGTCTCGCTCCGCTCGACATGACATAGGGTCCACCGTTATTCGGATAGGCCCTAGATGTTTTATTTTTGCTTTTTGACTTGTTTTGTAGAGGACTATTCATGAAGCAGAGACCATTAGAAGGTGTTCGTATCGCCGATTTAACCTGGCTGCTCGCCGGTGCTGGTGGCCCGCGCTTGCTCGCTAGCTTAGGCGCGGAAATCATCCGTATCGAGTGGCGTGACCGTCTCGATTTCCTCCGCTATATGGGGCCTTTTGCTCCAGCGCAAAATGAAGCGGTGGCAAAAGCCGGAGCGCTGGATCTGAGCGGTTTGAGCAAGGATAGCGTGAAGAATGTCAACCGTAGCGGTGTCTTTAATGACATCAATGCTGGGAAAAAGGGTATCAGCCTCAATATGGCCCACCCCAAAGGACGCGAGTTATTCAAGCGCCTGGTGGCGGTGAGCGATGTCGTGGTCGAGGCCTTTACTGCCGAAACCATGCGCAAATGGGGCCTTGGTTACGATACCCTCAAGTCGATCAAGTCGGACATTATTTACATGCAGCAGCCGGGGTGGGGATATAAAGGCCCGTATGTCAAATTCGCCTCGTATGGACCGATTGCCCAGGCGGTGAGCGGACTCACGGAACAGTCCGGTTTGCCGGCACCGCATCCACCCGCTGGGTGGGGGTTTTCATACATGGACTGGAGCGGGGCGTACTATTGCGCAATCTCCATGCTGTGTGCGATCTATTACAAGAAGCGCACCGGAAAAGGCCAATACCTCGACTGCTCGCAAGTGGAACCTGGCATCTACATGACAGGCTCTGCCGTGCTGGATCATCTCGTGAATGGTCGGTCCTACCAACGCTCGGGGAATCGCTCGCCGTACAAACTGGCTGCTCCTCATGGTGCGTATCGCTGTGTTGGCGAGGACCGTTGGATCGCCATTGCGGTGACAAACGACGAGGAATGGCGAGCCCTCGTGCGTGAGATGGGCACCCCAAGTTGGACGCAACAGGAGAAATTCGCCACGCTTGCTGCGCGCATTATCAATCAAGACGAGCTGGACCAATGCGTGAGCGCATGGACAAGCGATAAAGAACCGTTCGCCTTGCAAGAACGATTGCAGAAAGCCGGCGTTCCGGCGGGAGTCTGCCAAACCGCGCAGGATCGGGTGGAGCGCGATCCGCAGCTCAAACATCTGCGCTGGCTCATTCCACTGGTGCACAGCGAGATCGGCGAATGGCCGGTGAAGGACGTGCCTTTTCATTTTACCAATGGCACGGTGAATCAGGGCGGACCAACCGAGCGTGCCGCTCCTTGCTACGGTGAAGATAACGATTACGTGTACGACGAACTGTTGAAGCTCACCAAGCAGGAAAGATTGGAGTTGGAGAAAGAAGGTGTAATTTAGCTATTAGCTGTTAGCTCTCAGCAATCAGCTCGAAAAGGACAAGATCGGGATCGTCCGTCTTCAGAAGCTGAAAGCTGACCGCTGACGGCCGATCGCTCATTCGTAAACCAAAGGAGGTCAGTCATGTCTTACGATCTACTCATTAAAAACGGTACGGTAGTGGACGGGACAGGCGCGCCGCAATATCGCGCGGATGTCGCCGTGCTCAATGGCAAAATTGCCGAGATCGGCAAAATCACCGAAGGGGCGAAGACGGTGGTCGATGCCTCGGATTTGATTGTCGCGCCAGGGTTCATCGATCCTCACACGCACTACGACGCGCAGATTTGCTGGGACCCTCTGATTACTTCCTCCTCGTGGCATGGGGTGACGAGCCTGGTGATGGGCAACTGCGGCGTCGGCATTGCCCCATGCAAACCCGATGTTCATGAAGTCGCGGCCTGGGACTTGGTCAACGTCGAAGCGATTCCTTTCGATGTCCTGGCGAAAGGCATCAAATGGGAATGGGAGACTTTTCCTGAGTACATGAATGCGGCAGAGAGGCGCGGGTGCGGCATCAACCTCGGCTTCATGGCACCGCTCACGCCATTTCGCCATTTCGTGATGGGTGAGGAGTCCATGGAGCGAGCGGCGACGGCGCAGGAAACCGCGCAGATCAAAGCGTTGATTAAAGAAGCCGTGGCTACTGGCGCGTTTGGCTGGTCCACGACCAACGTTGCGCAACACATCGGCTACAAAGGCCGTCCGATCGCTTGCCGCAATGCTAGCCGGGACGAGCTGAAAGCCTATGCGAATGCCCTGAAAGAATTGGGCAAAGGCAGTATGGAATTGGCGCTCTCGAACTCGGTGTCTCTTGTCGATGAGAGTGAATATGCCCTACTGGATATGCTGCTGACCGAGAGTGGTCGGCCTGTCACGTGGTTGGCGTTGCTCAATCGCGACGACATGCCGGAGGCCTGTCAAAACACGTTACGTGCGACCGCACCCCTCATTAAAAAAGGGGCGGTGGCGCAAGTGACCTGTCGGCCGTTGATCATCCAGATCGATCTGAAGAGTCCCTTTATCTTTGCGAACCTGCCGTGCTGGACGCCGGCGTTCCAGAAGCCGGTGGAGGAGCAAAAGCGATTCTATCGGGATGCCAATTTCCGTGCGGGCTTCCGCAAGGAAATGGAAGCCCCGAAAGTGTTCGGCGGCAAATGGGAACGGTGCGTCGTGCATGAGGTGGGAAACCCGGCCATGAAGCCGTTGCTCGGAAAGTCCGTGGCCCAGATTGCCAGGGAGCGTGGCAAAGACACCCTCGATACGTTCCTGGACCTAGCCATCGAAGATGACCTCAATCTGCTCTACACTTACGAGTTGTTCAACGCCGACGAAGATCGCATCCCTGAACTCATTACCGACCCACGCGTGATGGTTGGACTGTCGGACGGTGGCGCTCATGTCGATATGCTGTGCGATGCTGGCTACTGCACGTACATGCTGGGCACCTGGGTGCGCGAGCGGCAAGTGATGACACTAGAGCATGCGGTGAAACGGCTTACGTCGGAACCGGCGGGGTTCTATGGCATCACCCAACGCGGCACGATCAAGAAAGGTATGGCGGCCGACTTCGCAGTCTTCGATCTCAAGACGGTTGGCTCCAAGAAGCGTGGAGACATGGTAAACGACCTGCCCGGCGGTGGCAAGCGGCTGATCATGCCCGCGCAAGGCGTGCAATACACGATCGTGAACGGCTCGGTGCTGTATAACGGTGGCAAACATACCGGAGCGATGCCGGGCCAAGTGCTGCGCTCGGGGCAAGCGTAGAAATAGTAGATAGTTCTTAGTGGTTAGTCGTTAGTAGGGGCGGGTCTCAGATCCGCCCTTGCCTTTTGGCTGAAAGCTGACAGCTCAAAGCTCATAGCCGTTACGAAAAAAGGAGACCTGCCATGCTGCAAAAGCTTTTTCACGTCAACGTTTGCGTGCGCGATATGGAACGGTCGATTCGTTTTTACGAGGGAATCGGCTTCAATAAAGTGAGTGACTTTACCCTGGACGATCCGAGCGTCGGCGACGCATTAGGCTTAAAGGCGAACAAGCTGCGCGGGGTGTTCATGCGCTTGGGGAACGATCCCAACTCGCCAGTCTTGGACCTCGTGCAATTTTTAGATCCACCGACCCAAGGGCAACCCTATCCGACGCTGAACAATGTCGGTATCTGCCGCATTGCGTTTACGGTCGACGACATCGACAAGACTTATGAAGAACTGAAGGCAAAGAAAGTCGAGTTCGTGGCCCCGCTTAAGAAGATCGATGGTCCGGGCGGTGCGAAAATCGGGGTGGTGTGCTTCAAGGACCCGGACGGTACGATCCTTGAACTGATTAGTGGGATGTAAAGAAGCAGAGTCACACAGACAGAAGGAGCGGAACGGTATGGCGGCAGAACTGCGGGCGATAGACCCGGTGAAAGTCAAAGCCGGTGGAGAGCGCATCTTCGGTTATCTCAAGGGCATGGGTGTGTCGGCGATGATTTATCTCGGTGATAAACTTGGGCTCTATCGAGCGATGAACGGTGCCGGGCCGTTGACGAGTACGGAACTCGCGAGCAAAGCCGGCTTGCATGAGCGGTGGGTGCGCGAATGGATTCGTGGTCAAGCCGCCTCCGGTTTGATCGACTATAGAGGCGAGGATCGGTTCGAGTTGTCTCCGGAGATCGCTCTTTTCCTGGCGGATGAGGATAGCCCGAAACTCGCCGTGGGCATTTTTAGCGACCTGCCTCAACGCATGACAGTGGTCGAGCAGTTACCCGAATCGTTCCGAACCGGTCTCGGTCTCCCTTATGACGCTCGTGGGGCCGAAGGTGCGCGCGGCATCGAGCGCGTGTTTGGCAATTGGTATCGTTTCACCTTAGTCTCGCAAGTCTTGCCCAAACTTGAGGGGATAACCGACAAGCTGCACGCCGGTGCAAAGGCGGCGGATATCGGCTGTGGGGCCGGGTTGGCGCTGGTTGAGATGGCCAAGGCTTTTCCGCAGTCGCAATTTCATGGCTACGACATTTCTCAGCATGCTCTTGCCCGAGCGGAGGAAAATAAGGCGCGCGCTGGGCTGAAGAACCTGACGTTTCACGATGTGAAAGTAGATGGACTGACTGCAGACGAGAGTTTCGACTTCATCACGACCTTCGATTGCATTCACGACATGACCCACCCCTTCGAAATGATCCGCACGATTCGGCAGGCGCTGAGGTCAGATGGGACGTGGTTCATTGCCGACATTAAGAGCCTCCCGACCTTCGAGGAGAATCTGGAAAAGAACCCGATGACCTCATTGCTGTACGCGTTCTCTGTGATGGGGTGCATGTCGTCGGCACTGTCAGCGCCTGGCGGGGCAGGTCTCGGTACGCTCGGGTTTAATGAGGCCGTGGCCCGGAAAGTGACCGCCGAAGCTGGGTTCTCTCGATTCACTCGTCATGATTTCGAGAATCCCTTGAATGCCTACTACGAGGTGCGGATTTAGCGAGGAGCACGGAAAATGGAAAAGCAATTTCTCAATCCGCCCACTATCGCCACGCCACGTGGCTACACCCATGTCGTCACCGCGACGCAAGGGAAGATGGTGTTTATCTCCGGCCAAGTCGCCTTTAATCAAAAAGGCGAGCTCGTCGGGAAGGGCGACCTGCGGGCGCAGACCCAGCAGGTGTACGAGAATCTCAAGAACGGTCTCGCTGCCGCCGGAGCGACGACCGCCGATGTGGTGAAGCTCAACACCTATGTCGTGGACTTCAAGCCAGCCGATCTTGCGGCGATCCGCGAAGTGCGTTCGCAATACTTCCCCTTCGACAATATGCCCGCGAGTACGCTGGTTGGCGTCCAAGCGTTAGCGTTCGAGGGCTTGCTGATCGAGGTGGAAGCCATTGCGATGGTGAAAGACTAAGAGCGTATCTGCATACTC harbors:
- a CDS encoding thiamine pyrophosphate-binding protein: MAQVDGSQLMAEGLKAEGVDTIFYIMGGPNILLSMHAERLGIRLIDVRHEQAAAMMAHAYSRVTGKVGVCMGAGGPGAANLLTGVANAFLDACPVLALGGSSAVHFYDLGDFQEFDQLAVFKPICKWSARIYEAHRAKEYVHMGMLRARQGKPGPVYFDMPGNMLVERIDEKRVWPSPTIGAKSLPIGDSQSIEKAVDLLKGAKKPLLITGSGVFWSDAGAEMQQFVETTGIPFFTTPQGRGIVSDDHPLSLLGARSYALREADVVLVVGTRLNFIIGYGRPPRFSLDAKFIQVDVDSEEIGRTRSIELGIVGDAKAVFRQLTEVAKGRVSFGESSVWVQQLGAKDRENREKMSPLLHSEQTPVHPMRLCKEVRDFIPRNGILAVDGHEIMNMSRQVIPSFTPGSRLNPGPNGCMGVGLPFGLGAKAAAPDRPVVVLHGDGSLGLNMMELDTAVRRQLPVLVVVSNNGGWTASPGNKMHVPGRDLGSVRYDQIAQSMGAYGELVEGPQAVRPAMERAWKEVENGRPALLNVLTEPTARAQTVPFASYGGESAGTSLM
- a CDS encoding CoA transferase; translated protein: MQGFLFDVKVLELADEKGEFCGKLLAGAGADVIKVEPPGGNSTRSLGPFYQDEPHADRSLYFWHYNFGKRGVTLDIRSTEGTEVLKKMIAQSDVLLDSLPLDTLAKLGLDWPTLQQLNPRLIYVVLTPFGRSGPWRDYKANDLVHLALGGQMMCCGYNPKEDGSYDTPPIAPQMWHAYHIAGNQAFLATVGALIGRETTGQGEMIDVPIHQAVSVCTEIDVPYWIYNQTACYRQTGRHAQPAVGPEVQFPTKDGRYSIILANPFPGGYETVVKFFDEKGQAGDLTNEKYQDPNNRKGLAFALHFSDVQADCVAAFDMEEIWRGGQNLGIPWAPIRTPEENLQDKQWQARATFTEVEHPELGQRFSYIGAPMLPNEVTWRQGPRAPLVGEHNEDVYEQLGISQDELANLRGRRIV
- a CDS encoding CoA transferase; translated protein: MKQRPLEGVRIADLTWLLAGAGGPRLLASLGAEIIRIEWRDRLDFLRYMGPFAPAQNEAVAKAGALDLSGLSKDSVKNVNRSGVFNDINAGKKGISLNMAHPKGRELFKRLVAVSDVVVEAFTAETMRKWGLGYDTLKSIKSDIIYMQQPGWGYKGPYVKFASYGPIAQAVSGLTEQSGLPAPHPPAGWGFSYMDWSGAYYCAISMLCAIYYKKRTGKGQYLDCSQVEPGIYMTGSAVLDHLVNGRSYQRSGNRSPYKLAAPHGAYRCVGEDRWIAIAVTNDEEWRALVREMGTPSWTQQEKFATLAARIINQDELDQCVSAWTSDKEPFALQERLQKAGVPAGVCQTAQDRVERDPQLKHLRWLIPLVHSEIGEWPVKDVPFHFTNGTVNQGGPTERAAPCYGEDNDYVYDELLKLTKQERLELEKEGVI
- a CDS encoding amidohydrolase family protein, which translates into the protein MSYDLLIKNGTVVDGTGAPQYRADVAVLNGKIAEIGKITEGAKTVVDASDLIVAPGFIDPHTHYDAQICWDPLITSSSWHGVTSLVMGNCGVGIAPCKPDVHEVAAWDLVNVEAIPFDVLAKGIKWEWETFPEYMNAAERRGCGINLGFMAPLTPFRHFVMGEESMERAATAQETAQIKALIKEAVATGAFGWSTTNVAQHIGYKGRPIACRNASRDELKAYANALKELGKGSMELALSNSVSLVDESEYALLDMLLTESGRPVTWLALLNRDDMPEACQNTLRATAPLIKKGAVAQVTCRPLIIQIDLKSPFIFANLPCWTPAFQKPVEEQKRFYRDANFRAGFRKEMEAPKVFGGKWERCVVHEVGNPAMKPLLGKSVAQIARERGKDTLDTFLDLAIEDDLNLLYTYELFNADEDRIPELITDPRVMVGLSDGGAHVDMLCDAGYCTYMLGTWVRERQVMTLEHAVKRLTSEPAGFYGITQRGTIKKGMAADFAVFDLKTVGSKKRGDMVNDLPGGGKRLIMPAQGVQYTIVNGSVLYNGGKHTGAMPGQVLRSGQA
- a CDS encoding VOC family protein, whose translation is MLQKLFHVNVCVRDMERSIRFYEGIGFNKVSDFTLDDPSVGDALGLKANKLRGVFMRLGNDPNSPVLDLVQFLDPPTQGQPYPTLNNVGICRIAFTVDDIDKTYEELKAKKVEFVAPLKKIDGPGGAKIGVVCFKDPDGTILELISGM
- a CDS encoding methyltransferase domain-containing protein, translated to MAAELRAIDPVKVKAGGERIFGYLKGMGVSAMIYLGDKLGLYRAMNGAGPLTSTELASKAGLHERWVREWIRGQAASGLIDYRGEDRFELSPEIALFLADEDSPKLAVGIFSDLPQRMTVVEQLPESFRTGLGLPYDARGAEGARGIERVFGNWYRFTLVSQVLPKLEGITDKLHAGAKAADIGCGAGLALVEMAKAFPQSQFHGYDISQHALARAEENKARAGLKNLTFHDVKVDGLTADESFDFITTFDCIHDMTHPFEMIRTIRQALRSDGTWFIADIKSLPTFEENLEKNPMTSLLYAFSVMGCMSSALSAPGGAGLGTLGFNEAVARKVTAEAGFSRFTRHDFENPLNAYYEVRI
- a CDS encoding RidA family protein, coding for MEKQFLNPPTIATPRGYTHVVTATQGKMVFISGQVAFNQKGELVGKGDLRAQTQQVYENLKNGLAAAGATTADVVKLNTYVVDFKPADLAAIREVRSQYFPFDNMPASTLVGVQALAFEGLLIEVEAIAMVKD